Proteins co-encoded in one Waddlia chondrophila WSU 86-1044 genomic window:
- a CDS encoding class I SAM-dependent methyltransferase — protein MPYSRESPSPEYLRLIKEYRSLHLKGSETPPIPKKSIFAGMSTFKAAEKIRRCLIETPCLTLLNYGCGKGQQYQKIFRSSEKPDELSTLKDYWRLKSIACYDPAYPPFEKMPKGTFDAVICIDVLEHVPREDLEWILQEIFSKANRLVYLAISCFPARKTLQSGENAHCIIEPPKWWHEEVEKTAAAFPKIKRYIVCESS, from the coding sequence ATGCCTTATAGCAGAGAAAGCCCCAGCCCTGAATACCTTCGTCTTATCAAGGAATACCGCTCTCTTCATCTCAAAGGAAGTGAAACACCTCCAATCCCAAAAAAGAGCATTTTTGCCGGCATGTCGACGTTTAAGGCTGCTGAAAAAATCCGCCGCTGCCTGATAGAAACTCCCTGTCTGACGCTGCTTAACTACGGCTGCGGCAAAGGACAGCAATACCAAAAAATTTTCCGCTCTTCTGAAAAACCTGATGAATTATCTACTCTTAAAGACTACTGGAGATTGAAATCCATCGCCTGTTATGACCCCGCATATCCGCCTTTTGAAAAAATGCCCAAAGGAACCTTTGACGCAGTCATTTGCATTGATGTTCTCGAGCATGTTCCCCGAGAAGACCTAGAATGGATTTTGCAAGAAATTTTTTCCAAGGCGAACAGATTGGTGTATCTTGCTATCTCCTGTTTTCCTGCAAGAAAAACATTGCAATCAGGCGAAAACGCCCACTGCATCATTGAACCTCCAAAATGGTGGCATGAAGAGGTTGAAAAAACAGCCGCAGCTTTCCCTAAAATCAAGCGGTACATTGTCTGTGAGAGTTCCTAA
- a CDS encoding outer membrane beta-barrel protein — translation MKNLLMTSIALIGLFFSQLKADIENAPSCSRWYIGGLIGASHIDSDLEIDTHLGLSIGLSIGYQLSTSFRLEGELSSSINQFKELDFYLNTDRIMANLLYVINSKTIARPYFGFGAGTQYRSITFDDHYTFSRGKTFTYQGISGLMIPFTDVAFACLEYRYIKNTIDSDNSQSVGLNIKRHF, via the coding sequence ATGAAAAACCTTCTCATGACTTCTATTGCCTTAATCGGTTTATTTTTCAGTCAACTTAAAGCTGATATAGAAAACGCTCCCTCTTGCAGTCGTTGGTACATAGGAGGACTTATCGGAGCCAGCCACATCGATTCTGATTTGGAAATCGATACACATCTAGGACTTTCTATAGGACTTTCTATAGGATATCAGTTATCAACAAGCTTCCGCTTGGAAGGCGAACTCTCATCCAGCATCAATCAATTTAAAGAATTAGATTTCTATTTAAATACTGATCGGATCATGGCAAATCTTCTATACGTCATCAACTCGAAAACGATAGCACGTCCTTACTTCGGATTTGGAGCTGGAACACAATATCGCTCAATCACATTCGATGATCATTATACATTCAGCCGTGGAAAGACCTTTACCTATCAAGGGATCTCCGGACTGATGATTCCATTCACAGATGTTGCGTTTGCCTGTCTAGAGTACCGGTATATAAAAAACACCATCGATTCAGACAATAGTCAAAGTGTTGGCTTGAATATTAAACGGCACTTTTAG
- a CDS encoding GtrA family protein translates to MRHHFRENQAFWGDVVRFCIAGALSVSMQYFVLVTLVEVFHLNPTFSSATGFISGCVVNYLLLYFWAFMSSARHHVALIRYLMVMSGSMTINVVIFWALTERIGMWYPISQFFATCSSSCFSFLANRHFTFADRSGR, encoded by the coding sequence ATGCGGCATCATTTTAGAGAAAATCAGGCGTTTTGGGGAGATGTGGTCAGGTTTTGCATTGCGGGGGCTTTGTCTGTCTCAATGCAGTATTTCGTTCTGGTCACTCTCGTAGAAGTGTTCCACTTAAACCCTACTTTTTCCTCTGCAACTGGGTTTATTTCCGGCTGCGTGGTCAATTATCTTCTTCTGTATTTTTGGGCATTTATGTCTAGTGCACGCCACCATGTTGCTCTGATTCGTTATCTAATGGTCATGAGCGGCTCGATGACGATTAATGTCGTGATTTTCTGGGCTCTGACGGAAAGAATTGGGATGTGGTATCCGATATCACAGTTCTTTGCCACTTGTTCATCTTCTTGCTTCAGTTTCCTGGCCAACCGTCATTTCACATTTGCAGATAGATCAGGCCGTTAA
- the rimO gene encoding 30S ribosomal protein S12 methylthiotransferase RimO: MHKQERGVAASPNFSLGGNKISFISLGCPRNLVDSEVMLGILLKAGYEPSQTLEEADHIVINTCGFLKASRDESLQTINDALKQRKEGAKVIVTGCMVQSHKEMITSPVDYFLGSGDVEGILDAVRSGEKGEQVTSAKSYLEAGEVPRTISTPNHYAYLKIAEGCRKQCAYCIIPTIKGRLKSKPAAQVLKEFRVLLNQGAKEVILIAQDLGDWGKDIGFKRTDGLIHLLKELLKVEGDYWLRLMYLYPDEITGELIQLMKEEPRICPYVDMPIQHVNDNMLKSMHRATHRAQIIGTIETMRKQIPDISIRTSLIVGFPGETEEQFLELAQFLEEQRLDNVGVFQFSREPGSHAYGLPEQIAEEVKQDRYDRLMQIQQHVVEQEMRKWVGRVLDVVIEGYHPETRVLMVGRHRGQCPEIDGQVLINDSRGVDAFGKRYRVEITDISGYDLVGRVI, encoded by the coding sequence ATGCATAAGCAGGAAAGAGGTGTGGCAGCTTCTCCGAATTTTTCCCTTGGAGGCAATAAAATTTCCTTTATTAGCCTTGGATGTCCCCGTAATTTGGTTGATAGCGAGGTGATGCTGGGCATTTTGCTGAAGGCAGGGTACGAACCTTCGCAAACGCTTGAAGAAGCTGATCATATTGTGATCAATACATGCGGGTTTTTAAAAGCGTCGCGCGACGAATCGCTTCAAACGATCAATGATGCTCTGAAACAGCGCAAAGAGGGAGCTAAAGTGATTGTTACAGGGTGCATGGTTCAAAGCCATAAAGAGATGATTACTAGCCCCGTTGATTATTTTTTGGGTTCTGGTGATGTCGAGGGGATTTTAGATGCTGTGCGGTCCGGAGAAAAAGGGGAACAGGTGACAAGTGCAAAAAGCTATCTGGAGGCAGGAGAAGTTCCACGAACTATTTCCACGCCGAATCATTATGCCTACTTGAAGATCGCTGAAGGGTGCCGCAAACAGTGCGCCTACTGCATTATCCCGACGATCAAAGGGCGTTTGAAGAGCAAGCCCGCCGCACAAGTTCTCAAGGAGTTCCGCGTTCTTTTGAACCAGGGAGCCAAAGAGGTGATCTTGATTGCGCAGGATTTAGGCGACTGGGGAAAGGATATCGGATTCAAGCGCACGGACGGGCTGATCCATTTATTAAAGGAATTGTTGAAAGTGGAAGGAGATTACTGGCTGCGTTTGATGTATCTTTATCCCGACGAGATTACAGGTGAGTTGATCCAATTGATGAAAGAAGAGCCCCGTATCTGCCCCTATGTCGATATGCCTATCCAGCATGTGAATGACAACATGTTGAAAAGCATGCACCGCGCAACTCATCGAGCGCAGATTATCGGGACAATTGAAACCATGCGAAAGCAGATTCCGGACATCTCTATCCGCACCAGCTTGATTGTCGGATTTCCTGGAGAAACTGAAGAGCAGTTTCTGGAATTGGCTCAGTTTTTAGAAGAGCAGCGTTTGGATAACGTGGGAGTGTTTCAATTCTCCCGAGAGCCCGGCAGCCATGCCTACGGTCTTCCAGAACAGATTGCTGAGGAAGTGAAGCAGGATCGATACGATCGGTTAATGCAGATCCAGCAACATGTCGTTGAACAAGAGATGAGGAAGTGGGTCGGGCGTGTCCTAGATGTAGTCATTGAAGGCTACCATCCCGAGACACGTGTTTTGATGGTAGGCCGCCACCGCGGGCAGTGTCCAGAAATTGATGGACAGGTGCTGATCAATGATTCCAGAGGCGTCGATGCTTTTGGAAAGCGGTATCGAGTGGAAATCACAGACATTTCCGGCTACGATCTTGTTGGCAGGGTAATTTAA
- a CDS encoding SulP family inorganic anion transporter, with protein sequence MSHKDLDFANSLRSDLPASVVVFLVALPLCLGIALASGTPLISGMIAGIIGGIVVGLLSESALGVSGPTASLAIVILTAVNELGSLPALFTAVMLSGLFQLILGFLKAGFIGYFLPSSVIKGILTGLGSIIFLKQIPHAVGYDKVYEGSLSFFQDDGQTTLSELINMLDFISPGPLAIAAISLTILILWERPWIKRFRWSKLIPGPLLAVISGTFLGIIFQKTSLFQLKADQIVTMPMIADYSTFSELTTFPDFSAFFRFDVISIALTIAIISSIETLLSSEAVDKLDPYKRVTSTNRELFAQGIGNCLSGLLGGLPIAQVIVRSSSNVQAEAKTKISTIAHGAWLLVSLLFFPTILNLIPLSSLAAILLLVGYKLIEPKRFFDLYKEGFEQFLPFIVTVIALIFSDLLIGTALGLAVSLLSILWENYRHPYYADIEHPENGICIQLSEDVSFLNKVGLLQTLDHIPNGLRVVIDASKTRKMHPDIHEIIDSFLINAKTRDIEVEYIKMNQPHIIDHQKQILNISQKKSKKFFKREKK encoded by the coding sequence TTGAGCCACAAAGATTTAGATTTCGCTAACAGCCTGCGCAGCGATCTTCCAGCCAGCGTTGTTGTTTTTTTAGTTGCGCTTCCCTTGTGTTTGGGAATTGCGCTGGCATCCGGAACACCGCTGATATCCGGAATGATTGCAGGAATTATCGGCGGCATCGTCGTGGGGTTGCTCAGCGAATCTGCCCTTGGTGTAAGCGGTCCTACAGCAAGTTTGGCTATAGTCATTCTAACCGCTGTCAACGAACTAGGATCGCTTCCTGCCCTGTTTACTGCCGTCATGTTGTCGGGCCTCTTTCAACTCATTTTGGGATTCTTAAAAGCCGGATTTATCGGATATTTTTTACCATCATCCGTCATCAAAGGGATATTGACAGGGCTCGGAAGTATTATTTTTCTTAAACAAATCCCCCATGCAGTTGGTTACGATAAGGTTTACGAGGGAAGCCTTTCATTTTTCCAAGATGACGGACAAACCACACTGTCGGAATTGATCAACATGCTGGATTTTATCAGCCCGGGTCCGCTGGCTATTGCCGCCATCTCGCTGACCATCCTCATCTTATGGGAAAGACCGTGGATCAAACGCTTCCGCTGGTCCAAATTAATCCCAGGCCCTCTGCTTGCTGTAATCTCCGGAACTTTCCTTGGTATTATCTTCCAAAAAACCTCTCTTTTTCAATTGAAGGCAGATCAAATTGTCACAATGCCGATGATTGCAGATTATTCGACTTTTTCCGAGTTGACCACCTTCCCTGATTTCTCCGCTTTTTTCCGTTTTGACGTGATCAGCATTGCTCTGACCATTGCAATCATCTCCAGTATTGAAACGCTTTTATCCTCAGAAGCTGTAGACAAGCTTGATCCTTATAAACGAGTCACCTCAACAAACAGGGAACTCTTTGCTCAAGGAATAGGCAACTGCCTATCCGGCCTATTGGGAGGGCTTCCCATTGCACAGGTGATCGTACGCAGTTCTTCAAACGTCCAGGCAGAAGCAAAAACGAAGATATCGACAATTGCACATGGTGCTTGGCTTCTCGTCAGCCTGCTGTTTTTCCCAACCATTTTGAATTTAATTCCTTTATCAAGCCTTGCCGCCATTTTACTTTTAGTCGGATATAAATTGATCGAACCGAAACGATTCTTTGATCTTTACAAAGAGGGATTTGAGCAATTCCTCCCCTTCATCGTGACAGTCATTGCACTGATTTTCAGCGACCTTTTAATCGGCACCGCCCTTGGCCTTGCAGTTAGCTTACTTTCCATTTTGTGGGAAAATTACCGCCATCCTTACTATGCTGACATTGAGCATCCTGAAAATGGTATCTGCATTCAATTATCAGAGGATGTGAGTTTTTTAAATAAAGTAGGGCTTTTGCAAACGCTGGATCACATTCCAAATGGATTGCGAGTGGTTATCGATGCATCGAAAACGCGTAAAATGCACCCGGATATTCATGAAATTATCGATTCCTTTTTAATCAATGCAAAGACGCGGGATATTGAAGTGGAGTACATCAAGATGAATCAGCCGCATATCATTGATCATCAAAAACAAATACTCAACATCAGTCAAAAAAAGTCGAAAAAATTCTTCAAAAGAGAGAAAAAATGA
- a CDS encoding winged helix-turn-helix domain-containing protein: MLRGLLGSNSVEKTLLYLLVNEQCYAHQLHRKLGLALTPVQKALERLEKGGVIFSKNEKNRKIYRFNTNFPMIYEVELLLKKTYQQLSVQERKCYHYPEQAKAKPFKKEPRLMEKVWEQLKSVKRMTLQASSRSRTSRLWIRKGSGKVDSTLKDNVLTFREQGEWTADDGFRMNYRNVYRWTWHWREEMLSLEHLRRGEKHPVFLFYLVAGEENFLESLNPHLCGDDTYFGWMQYNPLFLQMHIRTLGPSKNEKIETVYT, from the coding sequence ATGCTAAGAGGGCTTTTAGGCAGCAACAGCGTGGAAAAAACCCTTCTGTATCTATTGGTTAACGAACAGTGCTATGCACATCAACTACACCGCAAATTAGGCTTAGCGTTAACTCCTGTTCAAAAAGCCTTGGAAAGACTGGAAAAGGGAGGGGTAATTTTTAGTAAAAATGAAAAAAATCGCAAAATTTATCGATTTAATACCAATTTTCCGATGATCTATGAAGTTGAGCTGCTGTTAAAAAAAACTTATCAACAGCTGTCAGTTCAAGAAAGAAAGTGTTATCATTATCCGGAACAGGCAAAAGCAAAGCCATTCAAAAAAGAGCCCCGCCTGATGGAAAAAGTGTGGGAGCAGCTCAAATCGGTGAAGCGGATGACTTTGCAAGCATCTTCCCGCTCCCGCACATCCCGTTTATGGATCCGCAAAGGGAGCGGCAAAGTAGATTCCACGCTCAAAGACAACGTGTTGACTTTTCGCGAACAGGGGGAATGGACTGCTGACGACGGATTTCGCATGAATTATCGCAATGTCTATCGCTGGACGTGGCATTGGCGGGAAGAGATGTTATCTTTGGAGCATTTGCGACGAGGAGAAAAGCATCCGGTCTTTCTCTTCTATCTCGTAGCTGGCGAGGAGAATTTTCTCGAATCGCTCAACCCCCATCTATGCGGGGATGACACCTACTTCGGCTGGATGCAGTATAATCCTTTATTTTTACAGATGCATATCCGCACCCTTGGTCCCTCGAAAAATGAGAAGATAGAAACTGTTTATACCTAA
- a CDS encoding BPL-N domain-containing protein produces the protein MNINTVCPINQVIVYCGHKKSEVLGPYADSVAKRVTMFKQLNFYREEIGRKPWKVREVPGETLVEKLQKMKADETLLVIPAGQSSRLEQVFSVTQLAFLRGEFFEKGGRAYFTCGASYWVSRKRIYQEVCLDHPEKAVKLVKNSTFPIFQGISVGPLCPFPGVKYKVGFYSDAVKVEAEGDRCTIYLSGGGSFMPDLDPIDGQRVRVLVRYPKKELLRLGIPEEEIVDKEKAAVMVSVGKGAALLSMFHPYYSSGDIDVEAYEKAFPDCGTDWRRVHAKLSSTDLRMRFVLNRMLIYLEEMSF, from the coding sequence ATGAATATAAATACAGTATGTCCGATCAATCAGGTGATCGTCTATTGCGGCCACAAAAAATCTGAAGTTTTGGGCCCATATGCAGACAGTGTCGCAAAACGGGTGACAATGTTTAAACAGTTGAATTTTTACAGAGAAGAAATCGGGAGAAAACCTTGGAAAGTGCGGGAAGTTCCTGGGGAAACTTTGGTTGAAAAGCTCCAGAAGATGAAGGCGGATGAAACCCTTTTGGTCATTCCTGCTGGGCAGTCTTCAAGATTGGAACAAGTGTTTTCTGTTACCCAACTGGCGTTTTTGCGGGGAGAGTTTTTCGAAAAAGGAGGACGTGCTTATTTTACCTGCGGCGCCTCCTATTGGGTTTCAAGGAAGCGAATCTATCAGGAGGTATGCCTTGACCATCCCGAAAAAGCGGTGAAACTTGTGAAAAATTCGACATTTCCCATTTTTCAAGGAATCTCTGTTGGGCCTCTTTGCCCTTTTCCTGGTGTAAAATATAAGGTAGGTTTCTACTCAGATGCAGTTAAGGTAGAAGCTGAAGGGGATCGTTGCACAATCTATTTAAGTGGAGGAGGAAGCTTTATGCCCGATTTAGACCCTATCGATGGGCAGCGGGTGCGCGTGTTGGTGCGCTATCCTAAGAAAGAGCTTTTGAGGCTGGGCATTCCGGAAGAAGAGATTGTTGATAAGGAAAAAGCTGCTGTGATGGTATCGGTGGGTAAAGGGGCTGCTTTGCTTTCGATGTTTCATCCTTATTACAGCTCCGGCGATATCGATGTAGAGGCTTATGAGAAAGCGTTTCCCGATTGTGGAACAGATTGGCGCAGAGTGCATGCTAAATTAAGCTCCACTGATTTACGAATGCGGTTTGTTCTCAATCGCATGCTAATCTATTTAGAAGAGATGAGTTTTTAG
- a CDS encoding biotin transporter BioY, with amino-acid sequence MMDAILSNKYAAALLPMAAGCCFIFVCSLVKVPFYPVPMTMHTFAIFYLGLMQSPRNACGSALLYLAAGTLNPSWMIGKCGGYFLSFPIAAYLISWSVQKISPYLAILAGQGVIYSLGFLWLVPFVGIKIAFLKGVLFFLPSAVVKAALAVKLAEARS; translated from the coding sequence ATGATGGATGCCATCTTATCGAATAAGTACGCAGCTGCTTTGCTGCCGATGGCGGCAGGCTGCTGCTTCATTTTTGTGTGTTCGCTAGTCAAGGTTCCTTTTTACCCGGTGCCGATGACGATGCACACATTTGCTATTTTCTATTTGGGGTTGATGCAGTCTCCACGCAATGCGTGCGGATCAGCTTTGCTGTACCTCGCAGCCGGCACATTGAACCCTAGTTGGATGATTGGCAAATGCGGCGGCTATTTTCTCTCCTTTCCTATCGCTGCCTATTTGATCTCATGGAGTGTTCAAAAGATTTCGCCATATTTGGCGATTTTGGCTGGACAGGGAGTGATCTATTCTTTGGGATTTCTTTGGTTGGTTCCCTTTGTCGGAATTAAAATTGCTTTTTTAAAAGGGGTTCTTTTCTTTCTCCCTTCTGCTGTTGTGAAAGCGGCTTTGGCAGTTAAGCTGGCGGAGGCAAGATCATGA
- a CDS encoding fatty acid desaturase family protein: MKKVQFKGKSKDNFLAEVRRRVEESFSKTGQSGHANLVLHLKGLLLFCSAAFFWSSLMAGWLPSIPRPFLWMVFGINQGLLAMNVGHDALHGSYSSSQRINRWLGYFSYDLVGLSSLVWKFTHNQGHHIYTNIAGHDPDINKPGLLRLSPHDPLYSAHRFQHWYIWLLYSLVGLNWVLISDYLFVWEMRKKTSLKELIFFFFFKAVNFSLVILFPLFFSQMTWQQVLIGYLCMQCAGGLTVSIIFQLAHVVENVEFPLPDENGVLQENWGAHEMRTTSNFAAKSLLVTHLFGGLNFQIEHHLMPNISHIHYFKLSPIVKKTAEEFGLPYHEQASFFAAIISHTRLLKKFGTPLFLVFIFF, from the coding sequence ATGAAAAAAGTGCAGTTCAAGGGGAAATCAAAGGATAATTTTTTGGCGGAAGTGCGCCGGCGAGTCGAAGAGTCTTTTTCCAAGACTGGCCAATCCGGACATGCCAATCTGGTTTTACACCTTAAAGGACTGCTTCTTTTTTGCAGCGCCGCATTCTTTTGGTCTTCCCTAATGGCGGGCTGGCTCCCTTCCATTCCCCGCCCGTTTTTATGGATGGTTTTTGGAATCAATCAAGGTCTTCTTGCAATGAATGTCGGTCATGACGCACTGCATGGATCCTACTCTTCCTCGCAAAGGATCAATCGCTGGCTAGGTTATTTTTCCTACGACTTGGTGGGCTTAAGCTCCCTTGTCTGGAAATTCACCCACAACCAAGGACACCATATCTATACAAACATTGCGGGGCATGACCCGGATATTAATAAACCTGGCCTGCTGCGCCTCTCCCCGCATGACCCTCTCTACAGCGCACACCGTTTCCAACATTGGTATATCTGGCTGCTTTACTCTCTGGTCGGTTTGAATTGGGTCTTGATTTCCGATTACCTGTTTGTATGGGAGATGCGCAAAAAAACCTCTCTTAAAGAGCTGATCTTCTTTTTCTTTTTCAAAGCAGTCAACTTCTCACTAGTCATCCTTTTTCCACTCTTTTTCAGTCAAATGACGTGGCAACAGGTGTTGATTGGCTATCTCTGCATGCAATGCGCCGGCGGCCTAACCGTATCGATCATCTTTCAATTAGCGCATGTAGTGGAAAACGTGGAATTTCCTCTGCCTGATGAGAACGGAGTGCTCCAGGAAAACTGGGGAGCGCATGAAATGCGCACAACCTCTAATTTCGCCGCGAAGAGCCTCCTTGTTACCCATCTTTTTGGAGGATTGAATTTTCAGATCGAACATCATCTCATGCCGAATATCTCCCATATCCACTACTTCAAACTCTCGCCAATTGTCAAAAAAACAGCTGAAGAGTTCGGACTTCCTTATCATGAACAAGCGAGCTTCTTCGCGGCAATCATTTCCCACACCCGCCTGTTAAAAAAATTCGGTACGCCTCTTTTTTTGGTCTTTATATTTTTTTAA
- a CDS encoding replication-associated recombination protein A: MQPLADKLRPKKLEEIWGQDHLLGDGAFIPSAIRSQKPLSMILWGPPGCGKTSIARLYAQAFAMDFRSLNAIFSGVADLKKIVHEVKQTPLFSQNCVLFVDEIHRFNKAQQDAFLPFIEDGTIVLIGATAENPSFYLNDALLSRLRVLQLKALDHEALESILERCEEAIGPLKITEEGRKFLLDLSQGDGRYLLNLVENVSVFSSDQLLNVEMLRSRLQKRAPLFDRGSDQHYNLISALHKSVRGSDPDAALYWLGRMLEGGEDPRFIGRRLVRMATEDIGLADPQALTISMAAKDSYEFLGSPEGELGLAQAVVYLALAPKSNAVYKAYQKSREAASKTSQLNPPKHILNAPTRLMKELDYGKGYTYDHDTLIGFSGQSYFPEEMESQEFYKPVERGFEREMKKRLDYFIKKRKSAG, from the coding sequence ATGCAGCCGCTGGCAGATAAACTGCGACCAAAAAAACTTGAGGAGATTTGGGGACAAGATCATCTTTTGGGTGATGGAGCCTTTATCCCTTCCGCCATCCGTTCGCAAAAACCGTTATCCATGATCCTATGGGGGCCGCCTGGTTGTGGAAAAACGTCGATTGCCAGGCTTTATGCCCAAGCATTCGCTATGGATTTCCGCTCGCTGAATGCGATCTTCAGCGGTGTTGCCGACCTCAAGAAAATTGTACATGAGGTGAAGCAAACGCCGTTGTTTTCGCAAAACTGTGTGCTTTTCGTCGATGAGATCCACCGATTCAACAAGGCGCAACAGGATGCTTTTCTCCCTTTTATTGAGGACGGCACCATTGTCCTGATCGGAGCAACTGCGGAAAATCCCTCTTTTTATCTCAATGACGCTCTTTTATCCCGTTTGCGTGTGCTGCAGCTAAAGGCGCTTGACCATGAGGCTTTAGAAAGCATTTTGGAAAGGTGTGAGGAGGCGATTGGTCCTTTAAAGATCACAGAAGAGGGGCGGAAATTTCTTTTGGATCTTTCTCAAGGGGATGGAAGATATTTGCTTAACTTGGTAGAAAACGTGTCGGTGTTTTCCTCCGATCAACTGTTGAATGTTGAGATGTTAAGAAGTCGTTTGCAAAAGCGTGCGCCGCTATTTGACCGAGGGTCCGATCAGCATTACAATCTCATTTCCGCATTGCATAAATCGGTTAGAGGATCAGATCCGGATGCTGCCCTTTATTGGCTGGGTAGAATGTTGGAAGGGGGGGAAGATCCCAGATTCATTGGCAGGCGATTGGTACGCATGGCGACAGAAGATATCGGTCTTGCCGATCCTCAGGCTCTGACTATCTCAATGGCAGCAAAGGATTCTTATGAGTTCTTAGGGTCTCCGGAAGGGGAGTTAGGGCTCGCTCAGGCAGTGGTTTATTTAGCGTTGGCTCCTAAGAGCAATGCGGTCTATAAGGCTTATCAGAAATCCAGAGAAGCAGCATCGAAAACTTCCCAGCTCAACCCTCCAAAGCACATCCTCAATGCTCCCACACGTTTGATGAAAGAGTTGGATTATGGCAAAGGATACACCTATGATCACGACACATTAATTGGTTTTTCAGGCCAAAGCTACTTCCCTGAGGAGATGGAATCCCAAGAGTTCTATAAGCCTGTGGAGAGAGGATTTGAAAGGGAAATGAAGAAACGCTTGGATTATTTTATCAAGAAGAGGAAAAGTGCCGGTTAG